The DNA segment CGGAAAACCCGTGGGGGGACGCGCCGGTGCGGCGCGTCCCCCCACGGGTTGACGGTGTCTCAGCCCTCGCTGACGCCGAGCCTCTCCAGGATCAGCTCCTTGACGCGGGCCGCGTCGGCCTGGCCGCGGGTGGCCTTCATGACCGCGCCGACCAGGGCGCCGGCCGCGGCCACCTTGCCACCGCGGATCTTGTCCGCGATGCCGGGGTTGCCGGCGATGGCCTCGTCCACGGCGGTGCCGAGCGCCGAGTCGTCGGAGACGACCTTGAGGCCGCGCTTGTCGACGACCTCGTCCGGGGTGCCCTCGCCCGCGAGAACGCCCTCGATGACCTGGCGGGCCAGCTTGTCGTTCAGATCGCCCTTCGCGACCAGCTCGGTGACCCGGGCCACCTGCTGCGGGGTGATCGCCAGCTCGTCCAGGGACGTGCCGGACTCGTTGGCGCTGCGTGCCAGTTCACCCATCCACCACTTGCGGGCGGAGGCCGCGTCGGCCCCGGACTCGATGGTGGCGACGATCGGGTCCAGCGCGCCGGCGTTCAGGATCGCCTGCATCTCCGTCGCGGAGATGCCCCAGTCGGCGAGCAGCCGGGTACGGCGCACCAGCGGCAGCTCGGGCAGCGCCGCGCGGATCTCCTCGACCCACGCGCGCGCGGGCGCGACGGGGACCAGGTCGGGCTCCGGGAAGTACCGGTAGTCCTCGGCCTCCTCCTTCACGCGGCCCGAGGTCGTCGACCCGGTGTCCTCGTGGAAGTGGCGGGTCTCCTGGACGATGCTGCCGCCGGAGGAGAGCACGGCCGCGTGCCGCATGACCTCGAAGCGGGCCGCCCGCTCCACCGAGCGCAGCGAGTTGACGTTCTTCGTCTCCGAGCGGGTGCCGAACTTCTCGGCGCCCTTGGGCATCAGCGACAGGTTCACGTCGCAGCGCATCTGGCCCATCTCCATGCGGGCCTCGGACACGCCGAGGGCACGGATGACCTCGCGCAGCTCGCGCACGTACGCCTTGGCCACCTCGGGGGCGCGCTCGCCGGCGCCCACGATCGGCTTGGTGACGATCTCGATGAGCGGGATGCCGGCGCGGTTGTAGTCCAGCAGGGAGTGGGACGCGCCGTGGATACGGCCGGTGGCGCCGCCGACGTGCGTCGACTTGCCGGTGTCCTCCTCCATGTGGGCGCGCTCGATCTCCACGCGGAAGGTCTCGCCGTCCTCCAGCTGCACGTCGAGGTAGCCGTCGAAGGCGATCGGCTCGTCGTACTGGGAGGTCTGGAAGTTCTTCGGCATGTCCGGATAGAAGTAGTTCTTCCGGGCGAAGCGGCACCATTCGGCGATCGAGCAGTTCAGCGCGAGGCCGATCCGGACGGCCGACTCGACGCCGGTCGCGTTGACGACCGGGAGCGCGCCGGGCATGCCGAGGCAGACGGGGCAGGTCTGCGAGTTGGGCTCGGCGCCCAGCTCCGTGGAGCACCCGCAGAACATCTTGGTCTTGGTGCCGAGTTCGACATGGACCTCGAGGCCCATGACGGGGTCGTACGACGCCAGCGCGTCCTCGTACGACACCAGGTCGGTCGTGGTGGTCACGGTGAAAACTTCCCTCTCAGCCCAGCAGGACGTCGTCGTCGCCCAGCCGCTTCAGCTCGCGGTAGAGGATCGCGAGGCCGGTCACGATCGCGGCGGCGGAGACCGCGGCGTCGATCAGCCGCAGCGTGTCGTGCTCGGCGCGGGCCTTCTTGATCTGCTTGGTGACACCGATCGCGCCGAACGCGGTGGTGACCATGGACAGGTACGTACCGGACTTGGACCTCTTGAAGTCCTTGGCCTTGGACAGCTTGCTCACAGCGACGGAGCCTCCTCAAGCAGCGGGTGTCCCCACTTTTCCACGAAGGCGGCCTCGACGGCGGCGCCCACCTTGTACAGACGGTCGTCCTGCATCGCCGGGGCGATGATCTGCAGGCCCACCGGGAGATTGTCCTCCGGGGCGAGACCGCAGGGCAGGGACATGGCCGCGTTGCCCGCCAGGTTGGTCGGGATGGTGCACAGATCCGCGAGGTACATCGCCATCGGGTCGTCGGCGCGCTCGCCGATCGCGAAGGCGGTGGTCGGGGTGGTCGGGGAGACGATCACGTCGACCTGCTCGAACGCCTTCTCGAAGTCCCGCGTGATGAGGGTGCGGACCTTCTGCGCGGAGCCGTAGTAGGCGTCGTAGTAGCCGCTCGACAGCGCGTACGTGCCGAGCATGATACGGCGCTTGACCTCGGGGCCGAAGCCGGCCTCGCGGGTCAGGGAGGTGACCTCCTCGGCCGAGTGCGCGCCGTCGTCGCCGGTCCGCAGGCCGTAGCGCAGGCCGTCGAAGCGGGCGAGGTTGGAGGAGCACTCCGAGGGCGCGATCAGGTAGTACGCCGACAGCGCGAGGTCGAAGGACGGGCAGTCCAGCTCGACGATCTCGGCGCCCAGCTCCTTCAGCAGCTCGACGGACTCGTCGAAGCGCTGGATGACGCCGGCCTGGTAGCCCTCGCCGCGGAACTGCTTGACGACGCCGACGCGCATGCCCGCCACGCTGCCGTTGCGGGCGGCCTCGACCACCGGCGGCACCGGGGCGTCGATGGAGGTGGAGTCCATCGGGTCGTGGCCGGCGATGACCTCGTGCAGCAGGGCCGCGTCCAGGACCGTACGGGCGCAGGGGCCGCCCTGGTCGAGGGAGGAGGAGAAGGCGACCATGCCGAAGCGGGAGACCGCGCCGTACGTCGGCTTCACGCCGACGGTGCCGGTGACGGCGGCCGGCTGGCGGATGGAGCCGCCGGTGTCGGTGCCGATGGCGAGCGGAGCCTCGTAGGAGGCGAGCGCGGCGGAGGAGCCGCCGCCGGAGCCGCCGGGGATCTTGGTGAGGTCCCAGGGGTTGCCGGTCGGGCCGTAGGCGCTGTTCTCGGTGGAGGACCCCATGGCGAACTCGTCCATGTTGGTCTTGCCGAGGATGACGACGTCGGCGGCCTTGAGGCGCTTGGTGAGCGTCGCGTCGTACGGCGGGATCCAGCCTTCGAGGATCTTCGAGCCGACGGTCGTGGGCACGCCCTCGGTGGTGAAGATGTCCTTGAGCGCGAGCGGGACGCCGGCCAGCGGGCCGAGCTGCTCGCCGCGGGCCCGCTTCTCGTCCACGGCGCGGGCCTGGGCGAGGGCGCCCTCGCGGTCGACGTGCAGGAAGGCGTGCACCTTCTCGTCGACGGCCTCGATGCGGGCGAGGTGGGCCTCGGTGACCGCGACCGCCGTCAGCTCGCCGGAGGCGATCTTCTCGGCGATCTGCGCGGCCGTGAGCTTGATGATGTTGTCCGTCATGGTCACTCCTCCCCCAGGATCTGCGGCACCTTGAAACGCTGCTGTTCCTGGGCGGGGGCGCCGGAGAGCGCCTGCTCGGGGGTGAGCGAGGGACGGACCTCGTCCGCCCGCATGACGTTCGTCAGCGGGAGCGGGTGCGAGGTCGGCGGTACGTCTTGGTCGGCGACCTCACTGACGCGGGCGACCGCGCCGATGATGTCGTCGAGCTGGCCGGCGAAGTGGTCGAGTTCTTCGGGCTTCAGCTCCAGACGCGCCAGCCGGGCGAGGTGGGCGACCTCCTCGCGCGTGATGCCAGGCATGCAGCGATCCTCTGGGGTGAGTGCGTGTTGTTTAAGACCCAATCCTATGGGGCGGGGGGCTCGGCCGGTAAACGGTTTGGCCCGGGGGTGTGTGCTCAGGGGTGGCGGGTGTCCCAGGCGGGGCTCTCCAGGAAGTGATTGTCGTACCGCTCCTGTACCTCCAGCAGGCTCTCCGGGGTGAGTTCGCCGAGGCGGATGCGCTGGAGATGGCGGAAGTACTCGAAGCGCTCGACGCCCGGGGCGATGACGACCAGGAGGTCGGCGGTGGCGCCGGGGACGGCGGCGAAGGCATGCGGACGGTCCGGCGGTACGACGATCAGATCGCCGCGCTCGGCGGTGACCACCTCCTCGCCGGAGAGCACCTCGGCGGCGCCGTCCAGCAGATAGAACATCTCGGCGGAGCGGTGGTGCACATGCGGGCGGGCTCCGTCGGCGCCCGCCGCGAGCGTGACGCGCACCGTGGACAGGGCGCCGCCGGTGGCGCTGCTGTCCGCCAGCAGCCGTACGGCGACGGGGTCCTGGCCGACCACCTCGGCCCCGGCCTCCCGCACCAGCGCGGTGTCATCGAACCTCGGCACGAAAAGCGACATGTCCCTCTCCCCACGGTGCGGTGCGATCAGGCCGCGAACAGCAGCGCGGCGCAGACGAGCACAACCGCGGCGGTGGCGGAATGAATCCCGAACGCGACGGCCTTCCGGCCGCCGTGGCGCAGGACGGTCACGGTGTCGAGGAGCGGGACGAGGGCCACGCAGAGCATGAACCACGCCTCGGCGCGCGCGCCGGCGAACGCCAGCAGGGCGAGACCCACCAGGCCGAAGGTGCCGTCCCGGCCGCCCTTGACCGCCAGATAGGCACCGGCGTCGCCCCGGGGGTCGGCGGGGACGCCGTAGCCGGCGGCGGCCGCGGCGGGCTGGAACCAGAACCGGTAGCCGAGGAAGAGGCAGAACAGGTCGAGCAGGACGGCCAGCGTGTACGCGGCGATGGTCATGACGTCTCCCGTTGAGGTGGTTTCCCGCTTCCCACATTTTCTAGCAACGCTAGGAATAGGAGTGACGCTAGCAGAGCGCCGGTAGATTGCCTAGCGTTGCTAGGATTCCGGGTATGACGATCCAGACGCGCAGGGAGCGCGAACGAGCCGAGCGCAGGCAGCTGATCGTGACGGCCGCCCGGGAACTCGCCGAGGCGGAGGGCTGGGACGCGGTGACCACGCGCCGGCTGGCCGCCGAGATCGAGTACAGCCAGCCGGTCCTCTACAGCCACTTCACGGGCAAGGACGCGATCATGGCCGCGGTCGCGGTCGACGGCTGCGCCGACCTGGCGGCGGAGCTACGGGCGGCACGCGCGGACGCGGACGGCGTGCGGGCCGCGCTCACGGCGGTCGCCCGGACCTACACCGCCTTCGCCCGGCGCCGGCCCGCCCTGTACGACGCGATGTTCACCCACCTGGTGGACCTGCCGTTCGCCACCCCGGAGGCGCCGGCCCCGCTCCAGGACGCCTTCGGCGAACTGCTGGCCGCGGTGGCACCGCTCACCACCGAGGAGGACGCCGGCCTGCTGACCGAGACCTTCTGGGCGGCCCTGCACGGACTGGCGACCCTGATGCGCAGCGGCCGGCTGCCGGAGTGGGCGCACGAGCGGCGCCTGGAGCTGCTGGTGGACCGGTTCGCAGGAAAGTAGGGGGAGTTGGCGGGGAGACGGGGACGGGAGCGAGATCGGGGGATCGAGGGGTCGCGGCGGGGGCTGGCGGCCGCCCGCCGTCGCAGGTGGGGCTAGCGGCCGCCCGCTGTCGCCGGCGGGGGGCCGCTGCCGCCCGGGACGGGTACCTCGCCCTCCGGCAGGGGGCGGCGAAGGGGCGAGCCGACGCTGGTCTGGCGGAAGCGCAGCCAGGACGTCGCCTCCTCCGGCGGCATCGCCGCGGCCACCAGCCACCCCTGCACCGCGTCGCAGCCCAGGTCCCGCAACCGCTCCCAGGTCTCGTCGTCCTCCACGCCCTCCGCGACGACGAGCAGCCCGAGGGAGTGCGCGAGGTCGACGGTGCAGCGCACGATCTCCGCGTCCTCGGCGTCCACCGCGAGCCGGGCCACGAACGAGCGGTCGATCTTCAGCTCGCTGACCGGCAGCCGCCGCAGATGCACCAGGGAGGAGTACCCGGTCCCGAAGTCGTCCAGGGACATCTTCACGCCGTGCCCGGTCAGCGCCGCGAGGGTGTCGGCGGCCCGCTGCGGGTCCTCCAGCAGGACGTGCTCGGTGATCTCCAGCTGCAACGCGGCCGCCGGCACCCCGTGCCGGGCCAGCCGCGCGGCGACCGAGCCCGCGAAGCCGGGCGTGTGCACATCGCGCGGCGAGACGTTGACCGCGACCGGCACCCGGATGCCCTGCGCCCGCCAGCGGGCGACCTGTTCGAGGGCGGTCTCCAGGACGTACTCGGTGAGATGGGGCATCAGCCCGGAGGACTCGGCGATCGCGATGAACTCGTCCGGCGGCACCTTCCCGCGCTCGGGGTGCATCCATCGCACCAGCGCCTCGAGGCCCGCGACCTGGCCGTCGAAGCGCACCTTGGGCTGGTAGTGCAGCTGCACCTGGTGCGCGTCCAGCGCCCGGCGCAGATCGCCGAGGAGGCCGAGCCGGTCCGGGGTGTTGGAGTCCCGCTTGGACTCGTAGACCTCGACGCCCGTACGGTCCCGCTTCGCCTGGTACATGGCCACGTCGGCCCGCCGCAGCAGCCCCTCCGCGTCCAGCGCGTGGTCCGGGAAGACGGCGACCCCGGCACTGGCCTCCAGCACGAGGGTGAGGCCGTCGAGGTCGAGCGGGGAGCTGAGGGCGGTCACCAGGCCGCGGGCGACCCGCATCGCCGACGTGATGGAGTCGGCGACGGGCAGTAAGACCGCGAACTCGTCGCCGCCGAGCCGGGCCGCCTCCGCGCCGCGCGGCAGGGCGAGCCGCAGCCGCTCGGCGATCTGCAACAGCAGCCGGTCACCGGCGAGATGACCGAGGGTGTCGTTGACCGAGCGGAAGCGGTCGAGGTCGATCAGCATCAGCGCGGAACGGGCGCCGATGCGGTCGGCGTCGTCCAGCGCGGTCCAGATCCGTTCCTGGAGCCACTGCCGGTTGGGCAGCCCGGTCAGCGGGTCGCGCAGCTGCTCCTCGGCGCGGGCGCGGGCCATCCACAGGGCGGAGTCGAGGGCGATGAGCGGGATGGCGAACAGCGGCAGCAGCACCGGCCGGGCGTCGGCGACCACGCACAGCAGCGGCGCGATGCCGAGCAGCGCCACGGCCACCAGGCCCTGCCGGACCAGCGCGGGCCGGGGCACGCTCGGCAGTCCGTGCTCGCGCGGCGCGGTGAGGTACCACAGCAGGCCGCGGCTGACGGCGAGATAGGCGACGGCGGCCAGCGCGACCTCGGGCACGGTGGCGAGACTCCAACTGGGCGCCCGCCAGGGCTGCTCCACGCTGGGCACCCGGCCGAGCGCGCCGAGCAGCAGGGCGGCCACGCCGATGCCGAGGATGTCCGTCGCGCCGTGCAGCACGCCCTGGCGCCAGCGGTGCCGGCGGGCGATGCCGACCAGGACGACGACGGTCAGGCTGACCATGCCGGCGGGCGCCCAGCCGTAGCGCAGCAGCACGGCGAGGGTGAGGGCGGCGCCCGAGCCGGTGCCGCCCCACCAGCGGGCGCGGCCCAGCATGACGAGGTGGCCGACGATGATCCCGGTGAGCAGGGCCAGCGACCAGCCGGGGGCGCCGCACGGGAAGAGGGCGTGCCGGCCGCCGGAGGCGCGCAGGAAACCGGCGGCCAGGACGAGGCCCGCGGCCGCCGTGACGGCCGCGGGCAGCGCGGGCCAGGGGCCCGGCCGTCCGGACTCCGGCTCGCCGCCGAGGCTGACGCCCGCGCCGGCCAGGCCGGGCGCGGGTTCGATGGCGAGCGGCACCCGGGTGCCCGGCGGGGTGACGGGGCCGGGCGCGGGCGGGCGGACGCGCGGGCGGGCGGGGCCGCCGGCGCGGCCGGGCCGCAGGATCTCCCGCCAGGCGAGCGCGCGGCGGCGCAGGCGCAGCCGTGAGTCCGGGGCGACGCTCTCGGTCGGTTCCATTCCCGTCCCTCTCACAGCCGGCGGTGCCCACGCCACGCGGCCCGATGTCCGACACCATCGACGGCTTCGCGCTGAAGAAATCCTTGCCGCGCCCACGGCGGGCAGGGAAATGTCCCCGTCCGCCGCCGGGCACGGCAGGTGCACAACTCAACACTAGGCCGCGCGGGGCTTCCACGGGCACCGGTCGTCGGCGGTTGCCCGAATGCGCCCGGGGCCACCCGTATGCAACTGGTATGCGCCGAACGGGTGGCCTTCAACCGCTACTCCTCGGTCGGAAGCGCGGCCTCCGTCGCGGCGTCCGGACCCTGCTCCAACAGGACGCCGAATCCGTCCTCATCGAGCACCGGAACCTTCAATTGCATGGCCTTGTCGTATTTCGATCCCGGATTGTCACCGACGACCACGAAAGAGGTCTTCTTCGAAACAGAGCCGGTCACTTTGGCGCCGCGGCTCTGGAGTGCCTCCTTGGCGCCGTCCCGGGTGAAGTTCTCCAGCGTGCCGGTGACCACCACGGTGAGCCCCTCCAGCGGACGCGGACCCTCCGCCTCCCCGCTGACCTGGTCCTCCAGCGGGACGCCCGCGGCCTTCCACTTGCGTACGATCTCGCGGTGCCACTCCTCGGTGAACCACTCCTTGACCGCGGTCGCGATGATGGGGCCGACGCCGTCGGTGGCCGCCAGCTCCTCCTCCGTGGCCTGTTCGATGCGGTCGACCGAGCGGAATTCGCGGGCGAGGGCCTGGGCGGCGACCGGGCCGACGTGCCGGATGGACAGTCCGTTCAGAAAACGGGCCAGCGGACGGGACTTGGCCGCCTCGATGTTCTCCAGCAGCGCCAAAGTGTTCTTCTTCGGCTCGCCCTTCTGATTGGCGAAGACCGTGACGACCTTCTCCTCGCCGGTCTTCGGGTCGCGCTTGGGCAGTCCGCTGTCCGGGTCAAGGACGTACGCCTTGATGGGCAGCAGCTTCTCGACCGTCAGGTCGAAGAGGTCGCCCTCGTCCACCAGCGGCGGCTCGGCCGGCTCCAGCGGACGGGTGAGGGCGGCCGCGGCCACCCCGCCGAAGTGCTCGATGTCCAGGCACTCGCGGCCCGCGAGATAGGAGACCCGCTCGCGCAACTGGGCCGGACAGGTGCGCCCGTTGGGGCAGCGGAGGTCGATGTCGCCCTCCTTCATGGGCCGCAGCGGGGTGCCGCACTCGGGGCACTCGCCGGGCATCACGAACTCCCGCTCGTCGCCGTCGCGCAGGTCGACCACCGGGCCGAGGATCTCCGGGATGACATCGCCGGCCTTGCGGATCACGACGGTGTCGCCGATCAGCACGCCCTTGGCCTTGACGACTTCCTGGTTGTGCAGGGTGGCGAACTCCACCTCGCTGCCCGCGACGGTGACCGGCTCCACCTGGGCGTACGGCGTGACCCGGCCGGTGCGGCCGACGCCCACCTTGATGTCGATGAGCTTGGTGTTGACCTCCTCCGGCGCGTACTTGTAGGCGATGGCCCAGCGGGGGGCGCGCGCGGTGGAGCCGAGGCGGCCCTGGAGGCGGATCTCGTCCAGCTTGATGACGGCGCCGTCGATCTCGTGCTCCACGGAGTGGCGGTTCTCGCCGTCGTAGTGCGCGATGAAGTCCCGGACGCCGTCGAGGCCGTCGACCACCCGGTTGTGCGAGGAGGTGGGCAGGCCCCAGGTCTTGAGCAGGTCGTACGCCTGGGACAGGCGGGTCATGCCGCTGAAGCCCTCCAGGGCGCCGATGCCGTGCACCACCATGTGCAGCGGGCGGGTGGCGGTGACCCGGGGGTCCTTCTGGCGCAGCGAACCGGCCGCCGCGTTGCGCGGGTTGGCGAAGGGCTTGTCGCCGGCCGCGACCAGGCGCTCGTTCAGTTCGAGGAACTTCTCCATCGGGAAGTAGACCTCGCCGCGGATCTCGACCAGGTCGGGGACCTCGTCGGCGCCCAGCCGGTCGGGGATGTCCGCGATCGTCCGCACGTTGGGCGTGATGTCCTCGCCGGTGCGGCCGTCGCCGCGGGTGGCGGCGCGGGTGAGGCGGCCGTGTTCGTACGTGAGGTTGACGGCGAGGCCGTCGACCTTCAGCTCGCACAGGAAGTGGTAGGTCTGGTCGCCGAGTTCGCGGGCGATGCGGTCGGCCCAGGCGGCGAGTTCCTCGTCGTTGAAGGTGTTGTCGAGGGAGAGCATGCGCTGGCGGTGCTCGACCGCGGTGAACTCCGTCGCGTACGACCCCGCCACCTTCTGGGTGGGCGAGTCGGGGGTGCGCAGTTCGGGGTACTGCTCCTCCAGCGCCTCCAGGGACTTCAGGAGCTGGTCGAACTCCGCGTCGCTGACGACGGGAGCGTCCTTCACGTAGTACCGGAAGCGGTGCTCCTCGATCTGCTCCGCCAGCTGCGCGTGCCTGTCGCGCGCCTCGGCGGGCACCGCCGTGGTCTCCGCCTGCTTGTCGCCGGCCACCGTGTTGTCCTCCCGTTACTCTGGGTTGTCCGCGAGGGATCTCGCCGCCCGGACGCAGTGGGCGAGCGCCTGGCGCGCGTAGGCGGGGGAAGCGCCCGCGAGACCGCACGCCGGGGTGAGGGTGACCGCCTCGGCGAGCAGGCCCGGGTGCAAGCCCAGCCTGCGCCACAACGTCCTGACACCCCTGACGCTACCGGCAGGGTCCGACAATGGGCCGTCCGTGCCGGGCACGACACCGGCGAACAGCCGGGTGCCCGCCTCGACGGCCTCACCGATCACGTCGTCGTCACGCTCGGTGAGAAGCGCGAAGTCGAAGGAGACGGCGTCGACGCCGGCCCGGCGCAGCAGCGCGAACGGGACGTCGGGGGCGCAGGAGTGGACGGCGACGGGTCCGTCCGGGTGGGCGCCGACGACGTCGCGCAGGGTGTGCTCGACGAGCTGGCGGTCCACGGCACGGTGGGTGCGGTAGCCGCTGGCGGTGCGGACCTGGCCGCGCAGCACGGCGGTGAGGGAGGGCTCGTCGAGCTGGAGCAGGACGCGGGCGCCGGGGACGCGGCGCCGCACCTCGGCGAGGTGCAGCCGCAGTCCCTCGGCGAGCGAGGCGGCGAGGTCGCGGCAGGCGCCGGGGTCGGACAGGGCGGCCTCGCCGCCTCGCAGTTCCAGGGCGGCGGCGAGCGTCCAGGGCCCGACCGCCTGCACCTTGAGGTCGCCCTCGTACCCCTGGGTGAACTCCTCCAGCGCGTCCAGGTCCTCCCCCAGCCAGGCCCGCGCCCGCCGGGTGTCCCGCCCCGGCCGGTCGCCGATCCGCCAGCCGCTGGGCTCCACCCGCGCGTACAGCTCGACCAGCATCCCGGCGGTCCGGCCGATCATGTCGGCGCCGGGGCCGCGGGCGGGCAGTTCGGGCAGGTACGGGAAGTCCTCGAAGGACCCGGTGACGGTCTTGACGGCCTCCCGGGCGTCCCCGCCGGGCATGGACCCGATCCCGGTGGCCCCGGCGAACCTGAACACGCTGTTTTCGCTCACCGGAGAAGCCTACGGAACCCGCGGGCGCGGCTCGTCCGCCCGTCGTACCGTCGGGCCGGCGACCGGGCGGCACCGTCAGGCCAGCCACCCGGTCGCACCGTCAGGTCAGCGGCCCGGCCGTACCGTCAGATCGTTGACCTCGGCGTCCCGGGGCAGGTCGAGGGCCATCAGGATCGTCGTGGCGACCGACTCGGGGTCGATCCACTTCCCGGCGTCGTACTCCTTGCCCTCCTGCTGGTGCACCTTGGCCTGCATCGGGCTCGCGGTGCGGCCCGGGTAGACGGAGGTGACGCGGACGCCCGCGGCGTGCTCCTCCTGGCGCAGGGCGTCGGCGAGGGCCTTGAGGCCGTGCTTGGCGGCGGCGTAGGCGGCCCAGCCGGCGCCCGCGGCGAGGCCCGCGCCGGAGTTGACGAAGAGGACGTGGCCGCGGGCGGCGCGCAGCTGAGGCAGCAGGAGGCGGGTCAGTTCGGCGGGCGCGACGAGGTTGACGTCGAGCTGGTGGCGCCAGGACTTGGGGGTCAGCTCGCCGACCTCGCCGAGATCCACGACGCCGGCGATGTGCAGCAGGGAGTCCACCCGGTCCGGGAGTGTCTGGTGGGAGAACGCCCAGGAGAGCCGGTCCGGTTCGGCGAGGTCGCCGACCAGGGTGCGGGCCCCGGGAAAGTCCGCGGCCAGTTCCTTCGCGCGGCCCGCGTCCCGCGCGTGCAGCACGAGTTCGTCCCCGCGCGCGTGCAGCCGGCGGGCGAGGGCCGCGCCGATGCCGGAACCGGCCCCGGTGATCACATGTGTAGCCATACCCGCCATGCTCGCATCAGCGGGCGCCGAGCCGCTCCTCCAGGTGGGCGAGCGCCCCGGCCGGCTCCTCGGCGAAGAAGACCAGGTCGGCCAGAGGGCGGGGCAGGAAGCCCTCCTCCTCCATGCGGCGGAACTGCTCGCGCAGCCCGTCGTAGAACCCGGCCGTGTTCAGCAGCACCACCGGCTTCTCGGTGCGGCCGTGCTTCTTCAGCTCCAGGATCTCGGTGGCCTCGTCCAGGGTGCCGGTGCCGCCGACCATGATGACCACGGCGTCGGCCTTCTCCAGGAGCAGCTTCTTGCGCTCGGCGAGGTCGGCGGCGATCACCATCTCGTCGGCGGCGGGCCGGGTCTTGTTGGCCAGGAACTCCACGGACACGCCGACCAGCCGGCCGCCCGCCTCCTCCACCCCGTCGGCGACGACCTTCATCAGGCCGACGTTGGAGCCGCCCCAGACCAGGGTGTGGCCCCCCTTGCCGATCAGCTTCGCGAACTCACGGGCGGGGCCGGTGTACCGCTCGTCGAGGTCGGCGGCGGAGAGGAAGACGCAGATGTTCATGGCTCCTACCGTACGCGGGGAGAACCGGGCGCCGGACGCGGGAAGAACCGGGCGCCCGCCGGCGCTGTCCCGGGTATGGCCCAAGGACACACCATCACCATCGAAGCCGTCGAGCGGCGCGTGCGCGTGGTGCACGGCGACCAGGTGCTCGCGGAGACCGACCGCCCCCTCGTACTGCGCGAGACGGGCTGCCCGGATCGCTACTACATCCCGGCCGAGGACGTGCGCCTCGACCTGCTGACCCCGTCCGGGACCCACACCGTCTGCCCGTTCAAGGGCACGGCGTCCTACTGGTCGCTGCCGGACGCGCCCGACCTGGTCTGGGCGTACCCGGAGCCCAAGGCGGACGTCGCCCCGATCAAGGACCACCTCTGCTTCTACGACGTCGACGTGTCGTGACCGACGAGTCCGCCGTCGTGCGGCAGTCTGCACGGACATGGACAAGAAGACGACTTCCCGCGACGGCACCTCCCTCGCCTACGCGGTGACCGGGCGGGGGCCCGTGGTGATCCTGGTGAGCGGCGCGATGTCCACCGGCGGCACCCTGGCCCCCCTGGCCGAGCGGCTCGCGGACCGGGTGACGGCCGTCGTCTACGACCGCAGGGGCCGCGGCGAGAGCGGCGACACGGCGCCGTACGCGGTGGACCGCGAGGTCGAGGACCTGGCCGCGCTGCTCGACGCGGTGGGCGGAAAGGCCGCGCTGTTCGGCGTCTCCTCCGGCGGCGCGCTGGTGCTCCAGGCGGCGGCGAGCGGGCTGCCCATCACCCGTACGGCGGTGTACGAGGTGCCGTACGCGGACCATCTGGCGGGCGGCGCCGAACGCGAGGCCGCGTACAAGCGGGACCTGGGAGAGGCGCTCGCGGACGGCCGGCGCGGGGCCGCGGTCGAGCTGTTCCTGCGGCTCACCGGACTCGGCGAGGAGATGATCCAGCGCGCCCGCCAGTCCCCCATGTGGCCGGGCCTGGAGGCCGCCGCGCCGAGCCTCGCCCACGACGACGCCGTGCTGGGCGACGGGCTGCTCCCCCGCGCCCGCCTCGCGGCCGTCTCCGTGCCGC comes from the Streptomyces sp. SUK 48 genome and includes:
- a CDS encoding DUF427 domain-containing protein → MAQGHTITIEAVERRVRVVHGDQVLAETDRPLVLRETGCPDRYYIPAEDVRLDLLTPSGTHTVCPFKGTASYWSLPDAPDLVWAYPEPKADVAPIKDHLCFYDVDVS
- a CDS encoding alpha/beta hydrolase, producing MDKKTTSRDGTSLAYAVTGRGPVVILVSGAMSTGGTLAPLAERLADRVTAVVYDRRGRGESGDTAPYAVDREVEDLAALLDAVGGKAALFGVSSGGALVLQAAASGLPITRTAVYEVPYADHLAGGAEREAAYKRDLGEALADGRRGAAVELFLRLTGLGEEMIQRARQSPMWPGLEAAAPSLAHDDAVLGDGLLPRARLAAVSVPLLAVAGGASPEWMRQAGRDIADAVPGGAYRVLEGQTHMVEPEVLGPVLADFFAG